ATAGACCTCCATCCAGGCCGCGAAATCGCCGGGCGGATGGGGCTCGGGCTGGCCGATATCGCTCAGATAGCCGGTGCAGTAGCGGGCCGGGATGTTCATGCACCGGCAGAGCGCGATCGCGAGATGGGCGAAGTCCCGACAGACCCCTTGCCGTCCGGCCAGGGTTTCGGACGCCGTGCGCGTCGCGCTGGCCTGCATGTAATCGAACGAGACCGAAGAATGCACGAAATCGCAGATCGCCTGCACCCGCGCCCAACCCGGCGGTGTATGCTCGAACAGGCGCCAGGCCTCTTCCGACAGAAGATCTGTATCGCAGTAGCGACTGCCAAGAAGATAGACCAGCATATCGAAGGGCAGATCCTGGACGGCCTGTTGCGGCACGTCGGGCGCGACCGGATCGGGCAGACCGCAATCGCGGAAAATACCGTCGGTGGACAAGGTGAACTCGCCGGCCGGCGCCACCATCCGCGTGCACC
The genomic region above belongs to Rhodovulum sulfidophilum DSM 1374 and contains:
- a CDS encoding transglutaminase-like domain-containing protein — its product is MRMRIGCRLKYRLTQPTPLIAMLNVHYSRFGDLERADYLVTSPSVPLESYRDGFGNWCTRMVAPAGEFTLSTDGIFRDCGLPDPVAPDVPQQAVQDLPFDMLVYLLGSRYCDTDLLSEEAWRLFEHTPPGWARVQAICDFVHSSVSFDYMQASATRTASETLAGRQGVCRDFAHLAIALCRCMNIPARYCTGYLSDIGQPEPHPPGDFAAWMEVYLGGRWWVFDPRNNTRRMGRILIARGRDAADVPLTQTFGPSILTQFDVWTWDAEADPTEAVPVFRV